AATCCAGGCTCCCCCCGCGTTGCGGCCAGGCCAGCGGCTCGGTCATGCTGAGACGCCATGGACACCCCGGCCCCGCTCGCGCTTCTGCTCCAGGCCCTGGAGGCCGGCGACCTGCGGGCCGCCAGGGCCGCCGCCGCGGAGTTGCAACGCACCGCCGGTCAAGGCTCCACCCAGCTCGCCGCCGAGGTGCTGCACGAGCTGCGTCAGCCGTTGCTCGGCGTGAAGGCCTATACCCAGATGCTCACCGAGGAGATCGGCTCCCGCGGCGCCCTGCGGCAGATGCTCGCCCAGGTGGAGCGGATGGAGCAGATCATCTCCGACTTCACGCGTCTGGCCAGCGAGCGCCCCGCGCCCCAACAAGCCGTGTCGCTGGTGACGCACGTGCAGGCCGCCGTGCGCGCCTTCTCCCTCAACCCCGACTCCGCGCGCATCCACCTCGAGGTGGAGGTCCGCGAGGAGCTCACCGTCAACGGCAATGGCCGGCTGTTGGAGCAGCTCGCCCTCAACCTCCTCAACAACGCGCGCGACGCGGTGACGGGGCGCGGGCTGGTGAAGGTGGTGCTCACGCACGAGGACCGCGCGCCGGTGATGTACGTGGCCGACTGGGGCCGGGGCATCCCGGACGCCGTGCGCCCCCGCCTCTTCGAGCCCTATGTGACGGGCAGCAAGCGCGGCACGGGGCTCGGGCTCGCGGTGTGCCGCCGCATCGCGCAGGAGCACCACGCCCAGCTCGATCTCGTCCCGCCCTCGGTGCTGTCCCTCCAGCCCGCCCCCACCACCGTCTTCCGTGTCCGCTTCCCTCCCCCGGAGCCGGCACCCACCGCGCTCCCGGCGCCCGCGCCCCTCGCGCCCTCCCCCGCCCCGGCCACCGTCCGCCGCCGCCTGCTGGTGGTGGATGACGAGGAGATCATCCGCAGCGTCTTCAAGGACTTGATGAGCCGGGAGTGCGAGGTGCTCGAGGCGGCCCACGCCGAGGAGGCCCTCGCGCACCTGGAGCGCGGGCGCGTGGACCTCATCCTCACCGACAAGAACCTGCCGGGCCTGTCGGGCCTGGAGCTCGCGCGACGTGCCCGCCAGTTCGATCCCCACTCCCGCATCATCCTCATGACGGGCTACCCCTCGCTCGTGACGGCCCAGGAGGCGCTCGAGCTCGGACTGCTCGACTACCTGCTCAAGCCCTTCGACGACATCCGCGAGGTGCGCGTCCGGCTGCGCGAGGCCCTCCACGGCGCCGCCCCGCTCCCCAGGGGACTGCGCCCCGGCAACCGCCGCGTGGACGTACTCGAGGACAGCCCCGCCTCCGCGCGACGGCTCACCGAGGCGCTCGCCCTGCTGGGGTTGGAGGCCCGGGTGCTGGCCACCGCCCCCACCGAGCCTCTCGCGGAGCCCCCCGCCGCCGTGGTGGTGAGCTGGGACCTCGCCGTCGCCCATGGGCGGCAGGCCCTCGCCCTCGCCAGACAGCTCGGCCAGGGGGCGCCCTTCGTGGTGCTCGCCGAGTACCTCTCCCAGGAGACCATGCTGGAGTCGCTGCGCGCCGGCGCCTCCGGGTGCCTGCCCCGGGAAATGGAGACACCGGAGCTCAGCCGCGAGCTGTCCCGCCTGCTCCACGCCGCCTGAGCGCCCCCGGCTTCCGCCACGAAAAACCACGGCCCCGAGCACCTTCCCGTGAGGGAGTTACCCGGGGCCGCGAACCACATGAGCCCGTGTGGACGAGCGGCTCAGTAGTCCATGTCATCGCCGCCGTAGTCCGGCGCGCCACCGGCGCCCGCGCCCTTGGCCTTCTTCTTCGTGCGCTCGGCCACCATGGCCTCCGTGGTCAGCAGCAGCGAGGCGACCGAGGCCGCGTTCTGCAGCGCGGTGCGCTCCACCTTCGTCGGATCGATGACGCCGGCCTTCTCCAGGTCCTCGAACACGTCCGTGCGGGCGTTGTAGCCGAACGCGCCCTGGCCCTCGC
This DNA window, taken from Cystobacter ferrugineus, encodes the following:
- the sinK gene encoding hybrid histidine protein kinase/response regulator SinK, translating into MDTPAPLALLLQALEAGDLRAARAAAAELQRTAGQGSTQLAAEVLHELRQPLLGVKAYTQMLTEEIGSRGALRQMLAQVERMEQIISDFTRLASERPAPQQAVSLVTHVQAAVRAFSLNPDSARIHLEVEVREELTVNGNGRLLEQLALNLLNNARDAVTGRGLVKVVLTHEDRAPVMYVADWGRGIPDAVRPRLFEPYVTGSKRGTGLGLAVCRRIAQEHHAQLDLVPPSVLSLQPAPTTVFRVRFPPPEPAPTALPAPAPLAPSPAPATVRRRLLVVDDEEIIRSVFKDLMSRECEVLEAAHAEEALAHLERGRVDLILTDKNLPGLSGLELARRARQFDPHSRIILMTGYPSLVTAQEALELGLLDYLLKPFDDIREVRVRLREALHGAAPLPRGLRPGNRRVDVLEDSPASARRLTEALALLGLEARVLATAPTEPLAEPPAAVVVSWDLAVAHGRQALALARQLGQGAPFVVLAEYLSQETMLESLRAGASGCLPREMETPELSRELSRLLHAA